The segment GGTGACTGCCGCCGTCGGGCTCAGTGAAGGCGCCGGCACCGACCCTTTCAAGTGGAAGGCCCAGCAGCTGATCTCCCGGATCGGGACCGTGTTCCAAGAGCCCGAGCACCAGTTCGTCACCGGCCGCGTGCTCGACGAGCTCATGTTCGGCCCCAAGCACCTTGGCCATGGCGAGGAGCGAGTGGACGAATTGCTGGAGCGGCTGCGTCTGGGGCATCTCGTGGACGCCAATCCGTACACGCTCTCCGGGGGCGAAAAGCGGCGGCTATCCGTGGCCACGGTGCTCGCCGCGCACCCCCGCGTCCTGGTGCTGGACGAACCCACCTTCGGCCAGGACGCGAACACGTGGGCCGAGCTTGCGTCGTTCCTGTCCGAACTGCTCGACGCCGGCACATCCGTGGTTTCCGTAACCCACGACCAGGAATTCAGCTCCGTCCTGGGCGGCACCGAGATGCGGCTCGAGCCTGCGCTCCAAGGCGCGGCCCGGCAGGAAGCGGGTGCGGCATGAGGCAAACCCTGACCCTGCGCGGTAACAATGCCCTTCTGAGTCGCGCGAATCCGCTGGCCAAGTTCGTGTCGGTCTTCCTGATCACCTTGGTGTTGGCGCTGTCCATTGACCTGGTGTCCGCCTCGACGGCGCTCCTCGGCGAACTGGCGCTATTCCCCCTCGCGGGGCTCACCGTGCGCTTGTTGTGGCAGCGCGGCTGGCCCCTGATCATCGCGGCGGCGCTGGGCGGCTGGAGCACCGCGATCCTGTCGGCCGACAGGGGCAGGATACTGCTAGACGTCGGGATCTGGTCTATCAGCGAAGGCTCGCTGCAGCTGGGACTCGGGTTCATGCTGCGCGGCTTGGCGATCGCGTTGCCGGCCATTCTCCTGATGAGTTGCACCGACCCGACCGATCTCGCCGATGCCCTGGCGCAGAAGGCGAAACTGCCGCACCGTTTTGTCTTGGGCACCTTGGCCGCGCTGCGGCTCGTGGGGCTCATGGCGGAGGAGTGGCAGACCATCGGTATGGCACGGCGCGCGCGGGGTGTCGGCTCGCACGGGAGCCCGCAGCAACGCTTCAAGGCCATGCTCGGCCAAAGCTTCGGGCTGCTGGTCCAAGCGATCCGTCGTGCGTCCCGCTTGGCTGTGACGATGGAGGCGCGAGGCTTCGGCGGTGGACGGCGGACCTGGGCGCGCGAATCCACCTACAGCCGCCTGGACGTCTGGGTTCTGGCTGGCGGGTTGGTCATCGCAGCCGCGGCCGTGCTCGCGGCCCAATGGGCAGGGACGTGGCACTTCGTCTGGCTGAAGCAGGGTTAGAGATTCGGTGAGTCTTTCGAAAGCAAGATTTAATA is part of the Arthrobacter ramosus genome and harbors:
- a CDS encoding energy-coupling factor transporter transmembrane component T family protein, whose amino-acid sequence is MRQTLTLRGNNALLSRANPLAKFVSVFLITLVLALSIDLVSASTALLGELALFPLAGLTVRLLWQRGWPLIIAAALGGWSTAILSADRGRILLDVGIWSISEGSLQLGLGFMLRGLAIALPAILLMSCTDPTDLADALAQKAKLPHRFVLGTLAALRLVGLMAEEWQTIGMARRARGVGSHGSPQQRFKAMLGQSFGLLVQAIRRASRLAVTMEARGFGGGRRTWARESTYSRLDVWVLAGGLVIAAAAVLAAQWAGTWHFVWLKQG